The Clostridioides difficile genome has a segment encoding these proteins:
- a CDS encoding bifunctional diguanylate cyclase/phosphodiesterase produces the protein MKNVYKRIFICLVIGLLSFLCFSKGILHIFDGQDDIDNKKVESVLKAYKNNITLNLKEKYNYTDDLKTALILNNYSIEALDDIAKKVLKNDACMYISILEKHNVSAFFSKSATKNMIATQMKNLNYSYSLAESVKGLVVEGPFEDSVSNKEVFLIINPIYKNGKYWGEVAIALDSKKIIDAFNLKQLKSAGFEYELWRVDLNDGSKSTIEISTQDFDFSKSQEIKFKFPTVWTLSIINENGFSSKNLIFIIHIIFLIFSVLIAGIVFIYLGKKSVDRELREQKLRDLETGVWNKKGLLIKLKEILQKNPDEVVVLYISITNYSRFAPILSFDEKKEYIEHIVQTLENYITSSHFVARIGEESFVLAFKEKCGKNELLSIEKGISLELLRKINVRNQEIFLTIGYGAAMSIDNGKDAEKLLLAAIDDYERRFPSIAPIRDFTKKCEDMLDEKKQIVFGEYSDLDINRLARVIYKYYRKVQRIMYKDYSIDVGNRRGYIRDIEVLTDYNSKRKLDLFLIDICNFGKFNELFSIEIGDLVLKEVTNNLRKVFPDYLYRINGDVFLGISFNKESYLSVLDKIEDIFSNSLNIKDMFLDVKCNIGICQYPSHGKDAYELLEKAQIALGYVKESTQNHVQVYNDELTNIIYRENNIIKCIKQSIEEQTLEVWYQPIFNVEKNCYIKAEALVRLKDEEGNYYSALDVINCAEKNGLIKDVGLYVLQQSCKVTKIIKDKNMNFEQMHVNLSVQQIIHKDCANDILECIKNCELDTKYISVEVTESVFMETFEVATMTLDKLKKEGIGINLDDFGSGFSSLNYLANLPIENLKIDKGLVKQVKFSSKQYELMKAIVQMAKINNMDVVAEGVETEETLNLVVSAGVNLIQGYYFSKPLNENKFIELMTQND, from the coding sequence ATGAAAAATGTATATAAAAGGATTTTTATATGTTTAGTCATTGGATTGTTATCATTTTTGTGTTTTAGTAAAGGTATCTTACACATATTTGATGGTCAAGATGATATAGATAATAAAAAAGTAGAAAGCGTATTAAAGGCATATAAAAATAATATTACTTTAAATTTAAAAGAAAAATATAACTATACTGATGATTTAAAAACAGCCTTGATTTTAAATAACTATTCTATAGAGGCATTGGATGATATTGCAAAAAAAGTACTTAAAAATGACGCTTGCATGTATATTTCCATTTTAGAAAAACATAATGTATCTGCATTTTTTTCAAAATCTGCAACAAAAAATATGATTGCTACTCAAATGAAAAATCTAAACTATTCTTACTCATTAGCAGAGTCTGTTAAAGGCTTGGTAGTAGAAGGACCATTTGAAGATTCTGTATCAAATAAAGAAGTATTTTTAATTATTAATCCTATATATAAAAATGGAAAGTATTGGGGAGAAGTTGCAATAGCGTTGGATTCTAAAAAGATAATAGATGCTTTTAATTTAAAACAATTAAAAAGTGCTGGATTTGAGTATGAACTTTGGAGAGTAGATTTAAATGATGGTTCAAAGTCTACAATAGAAATTTCTACTCAAGATTTTGATTTTTCTAAATCACAAGAAATTAAGTTTAAGTTTCCTACTGTTTGGACACTAAGTATTATAAATGAAAATGGATTTTCCAGTAAAAATCTAATTTTTATTATTCATATAATATTTTTGATTTTTTCAGTATTAATAGCAGGTATTGTTTTTATTTATCTTGGAAAGAAAAGTGTTGACCGTGAATTAAGAGAGCAAAAATTAAGAGATTTAGAAACTGGAGTATGGAATAAAAAAGGACTTTTAATTAAATTAAAAGAAATACTACAAAAAAATCCTGATGAAGTTGTAGTATTGTACATAAGTATTACAAATTATAGTAGATTTGCTCCAATACTAAGCTTTGATGAAAAAAAAGAGTATATTGAACATATTGTACAAACTTTGGAGAATTACATCACTAGCTCTCATTTCGTTGCTCGTATAGGAGAAGAAAGTTTTGTTTTAGCATTTAAAGAAAAATGTGGTAAAAATGAATTGTTAAGTATTGAAAAAGGAATTTCTTTAGAACTGCTAAGAAAAATCAATGTAAGGAATCAAGAAATATTCTTGACTATAGGTTATGGAGCAGCTATGTCTATTGATAATGGTAAGGATGCAGAAAAACTTTTACTTGCAGCAATTGATGATTATGAAAGAAGATTTCCTTCCATAGCTCCTATTCGTGATTTTACTAAAAAATGTGAGGATATGCTTGACGAAAAAAAACAGATTGTATTTGGAGAATACTCTGATTTAGATATAAATAGATTGGCAAGAGTCATATATAAATATTATAGAAAAGTACAACGAATTATGTACAAAGATTATAGTATTGATGTTGGAAATCGAAGAGGATATATACGTGATATTGAAGTATTAACTGATTATAATTCAAAAAGAAAATTAGATTTATTTTTAATAGACATTTGTAATTTTGGAAAGTTTAATGAATTATTTTCAATTGAGATAGGGGATTTAGTTTTAAAAGAGGTTACTAACAACTTAAGAAAAGTATTTCCAGATTATCTATACCGTATTAATGGAGATGTTTTTTTAGGAATTTCATTTAATAAAGAATCATATTTGTCTGTACTAGATAAAATTGAAGATATATTTTCAAATTCTTTAAATATAAAAGATATGTTTCTTGATGTAAAATGTAACATTGGTATTTGCCAATATCCATCTCATGGAAAAGATGCATATGAGTTACTTGAAAAGGCACAAATTGCACTTGGATATGTAAAAGAAAGTACTCAAAATCATGTTCAGGTTTATAACGATGAATTGACTAATATAATTTATCGTGAAAATAATATAATTAAATGTATAAAACAAAGTATAGAAGAACAAACATTAGAGGTTTGGTACCAACCAATTTTTAATGTGGAAAAAAACTGTTATATTAAAGCAGAGGCTTTAGTTAGATTAAAAGATGAAGAAGGAAACTACTATTCAGCTCTTGATGTAATAAATTGTGCAGAAAAAAATGGGCTTATTAAAGACGTTGGGTTATATGTATTACAACAATCATGTAAAGTAACTAAAATAATAAAAGATAAAAATATGAACTTTGAGCAAATGCATGTAAATTTATCTGTCCAACAAATTATACATAAAGATTGTGCAAATGATATATTAGAATGTATTAAAAATTGTGAACTAGATACAAAATATATTTCAGTTGAAGTAACAGAAAGTGTGTTTATGGAAACATTTGAGGTTGCTACCATGACTCTTGATAAGCTAAAAAAAGAAGGTATAGGTATAAATTTAGATGATTTTGGAAGTGGATTTAGTAGTTTAAATTATTTAGCTAATTTACCTATTGAGAATTTAAAAATTGATAAAGGCCTAGTAAAACAAGTTAAATTTTCATCTAAGCAATATGAATTAATGAAGGCTATTGTACAAATGGCAAAAATAAACAATATGGATGTTGTAGCAGAAGGTGTTGAAACAGAAGAGACTTTAAATCTAGTCGTTTCTGCTGGTGTAAATTTAATTCAAGGTTATTATTTCTCAAAACCTCTAAATGAAAATAAATTTATTGAATTGATGACTCAAAATGATTGA
- a CDS encoding DUF4830 domain-containing protein: MKITKTKLSIIILPVLAFVILFLSTNHSLIDNKQYNKIYSDLKDTKKIEIYHKFNGGTEKNYKPIVVTDEKLINEILSFMGKVTDFEERDMSGVAVKNQKIRFYNSNGEQKIINYSYDSIYNFGEIKYNNDKFSLPYDFFRLINSLDEFKPQDTKIPNDVSELFKKYSWTPSFLISSQRKTLPNNFKYSSENTTEKVYWAYNIELSKDIGLDFSNLNSNDITAEIYSLIEPLPDSFEPLLDARGIVIRHEGKIVGAYIDSGRHEGKAISLKRHTFKEVKKEDLNVWIVDNCIDKTNSLYKDISKMSNEDLIRMYLKSMEENNTSELLATMDVESQISTLFINLDNRKLFNDTRFEMNLPDYINSDTIVYIEKIDSGEEEEKDKRSYNVIFANDGVEKAGGKLGFSDINIDVINDGGVWKVSGFTK; this comes from the coding sequence TTGAAAATTACAAAAACAAAACTATCTATCATAATTTTACCTGTCTTAGCTTTTGTAATATTATTTTTAAGTACAAATCATAGTTTAATAGATAATAAGCAGTACAATAAAATATATTCAGATTTGAAAGATACAAAGAAAATAGAAATTTATCATAAGTTTAATGGAGGTACTGAGAAAAACTATAAACCAATTGTAGTTACAGATGAAAAATTAATAAATGAGATATTAAGTTTTATGGGGAAGGTAACTGATTTTGAAGAGAGAGACATGAGTGGGGTAGCTGTAAAAAATCAGAAGATAAGATTTTACAATAGTAATGGTGAGCAGAAAATTATAAACTACTCATATGATAGTATATATAATTTTGGAGAAATAAAATACAATAATGATAAATTTAGCTTACCATATGATTTTTTTAGACTAATAAACTCTCTTGATGAATTTAAACCTCAAGATACAAAAATTCCCAATGATGTGAGTGAACTTTTTAAAAAGTATAGTTGGACACCAAGTTTCCTTATATCTTCTCAAAGAAAAACACTTCCCAATAATTTTAAGTATTCCTCAGAAAATACAACAGAGAAAGTATATTGGGCTTATAATATTGAATTGTCTAAAGATATAGGATTAGATTTTTCTAATTTAAATTCAAATGACATTACTGCTGAAATATACAGCTTAATTGAACCACTACCAGATTCATTTGAACCTTTATTAGATGCTAGAGGTATTGTAATAAGACATGAAGGAAAGATTGTAGGAGCATACATTGATTCAGGTAGACATGAAGGAAAGGCGATTAGTTTAAAAAGACATACTTTTAAAGAAGTAAAAAAAGAAGATTTAAATGTGTGGATAGTTGATAATTGTATAGATAAAACTAATTCTCTATATAAGGATATATCAAAAATGAGTAATGAAGATTTAATAAGAATGTATCTTAAGTCTATGGAAGAAAATAATACAAGTGAGTTGTTAGCAACCATGGATGTAGAAAGTCAGATAAGTACTCTATTTATTAATTTGGATAATCGTAAACTTTTTAATGATACTAGATTTGAAATGAATTTACCAGATTATATTAATAGTGATACAATTGTATATATAGAAAAAATAGATTCAGGAGAAGAAGAAGAAAAAGATAAAAGAAGTTATAATGTAATATTTGCCAATGATGGGGTAGAAAAAGCTGGTGGGAAATTAGGTTTTTCTGATATTAATATTGATGTTATAAATGATGGTGGAGTGTGGAAAGTATCTGGATTTACGAAATAA